The following proteins are encoded in a genomic region of Syngnathus acus chromosome 22, fSynAcu1.2, whole genome shotgun sequence:
- the LOC119116739 gene encoding cytochrome c oxidase assembly factor 8 has product MSVRATSGCLTWRRWSRLRARQSAMAAACRRERSQEAAKQQDNLPKRSKFRPAPSTTHDWIGPPSPLSNLRPIVFRVAPDESALERLLRSMRQDTEDWNHRFWAEQNLTFGKEKDAFVVSQLKAKGLTERDQQGRRRTLTGEEMSIFYKDFLDKNRQRHVNYNKEWYRRNLSITLLMARVVLHNLWKRVGSSAAAT; this is encoded by the exons ATGTCTGTTCGAGCCACCTCGGGGTGTTTGACTTGGCGCCGCTGGAGTCGTTTACGCGCACGTCAAAGTGCTATGGCGGCCGCCTGCAGGCGAGAACGCAGCCAAGAAGCAGCAAAACAACAAGATAATTTACCGAAG AGGTCCAAGTTCCGACCGGCACCCAGCACCACGCACGACTGGATCGGACCGCCCAGCCCGCTTTCCAACTTGCGACCCATTGTCTTCCGCGTAGCCCCGGACGAGTCGGCGCTGGAGAGACTGCTGAGGAGCATGCGACAGGACACCGAGGACTGGAACCATAGATTCTGGGCCGAGCAGAACCTCACCTTCGGCAAG GAAAAAGATGCCTTTGTTGTGTCACAGCTGAAGGCAAAAGGCTTGACTGAGCGAGACCAGCAAG GCCGCCGCCGCACTCTGACCGGTGAGGAAATGTCCATCTTCTACAAGGACTTCTTGGACAAAAACCGCCAGCGACACGTCAACTACAACAA GGAGTGGTACCGGCGCAACTTGTCAATCACTCTGCTCATGGCCCGTGTGGTGTTGCACAACCTGTGGAAGCGAGTCGGCAGCAGCGCAGCCGCGACGTGA
- the bag5 gene encoding BAG family molecular chaperone regulator 5 isoform X2: protein MAVRWLCSLFGKPFDGGKRMEHRGPPQQQQQTMATEQPPQCPPSQHPAMMRLYEVHRQVTALGPQVCTFSGLPDDRDYKRLERELTRLLLEVDRVDTEGKAELQAARKRAAQEVEGLLRYLEENARHPSRQAMEELSEEARRLVECRVVAPQREGGAAHIDDELTEALQQLVLRLTQVKTEGRVPLRKARYRALTRLCAVQDVLDGRTPQQMLSLPLSGETHAAVHTINQVMAKVSVARSQLVALLMGLSGRDSCAHLSRLLMEMQVELDALDVSGNAAVRNYRKQVVEEINGLLKHLDLEGEGEDTRRYDLAQNESIREIEAVRAHVQHLREGVLRHCTAGEPGFWPKAELQGLLSHLDQVETAKNPCIREARRRAVVEVQAVVTFLDLREALACRRPSPEEHPAHRAVWAALASLSELQAQALGFDGKRADKSYVVLEELLTKQLLALDAVDPRGDDGAKVARKQAVKFAQNILNYLDMKTDEWEY from the exons ATGGCTGTACGATGGCTATGCAG CCTCTTCGGGAAGCCCTTTGATGGTGGCAAGCGGATGGAGCACCGAGggccgccgcagcagcagcagcagacgaTGGCCACAGAGCAGCCGCCCCAGTGCCCGCCGTCCCAGCACCCCGCTATGATGCGGCTCTACGAAGTCCACCGCCAGGTGACGGCGCTTGGGCCCCAG GTGTGCACCTTCAGTGGCCTGCCCGACGACCGCGACTACAAGCGTCTGGAGCGCGAGCTGACGCGCCTCCTGCTGGAGGTGGACCGTGTAGACACGGAGGGCAAAGCAGAGCTGCAGGCGGCGCGCAAGCGGGCGGCACAGGAGGTGGAGGGCCTGCTGCGCTACCTGGAGGAGAATGCCCGGCACCCGTCGCGCCAGGCCATGGAGGAGCTGAGCGAGGAGGCGCGGCGGCTGGTGGAGTGCCGGGTGGTGGCGCCGCAGCGCGAGGGTGGTGCCGCCCACATTGATGACGAGCTGACCGAGGCCCTGCAGCAGCTGGTGCTGCGCCTCACCCAGGTCAAGACGGAGGGCCGGGTGCCGCTACGCAAGGCGCGCTACCGGGCGCTGACCCGGCTCTGCGCCGTCCAGGACGTCCTGGACGGCCGCACGCCGCAGCAGATGCTCTCGCTGCCGCTTTCGGGAGAAACGCATGCCGCCGTGCACACCATCAACCAG GTGATGGCCAAGGTGAGCGTGGCGCGCAGCCAGCTGGTGGCGCTGCTGATGGGCCTGAGCGGACGAGACAGCTGTGCTCATCTGTCGCGGCTCCTGATGGAGATGCAGGTGGAGCTGGACGCCCTGGACGTGTCAGGCAATGCCGCCGTCAGGAACTACCGCAAgcaggtggtggaggagatCAATGGCCTCCTCAAACACCTGGACCTGGAAGGGGAGGGCGAGGACACGCGCAG GTACGACCTGGCCCAGAACGAGTCCATCCGCGAGATCGAGGCGGTGCGCGCCCATGTGCAGCACCTGCGCGAGGGCGTGCTGCGCCACTGCACCGCGGGCGAGCCGGGCTTCTGGCCCAAAGCTGAGCTGCAGGGCCTGCTGAGCCACCTGGACCAAGTGGAGACGGCCAAGAACCCGTGCATCCGCGAGGCGCGGCGCCGCGCTGTGGTGGAGGTGCAAGCCGTGGTCACCTTCCTGGACCTGCGCGAGGCGCTGGCGTGCCGCCGCCCCAGCCCCGAGGAGCACCCGGCCCACAGGGCCGTCTGGGCAGCGCTGGCCAGCCTATCGGAGCTGCAGGCCCAGGCACTGGGCTTCGACGGCAAGCGGGCCGACAAGAGCTACGTGGTGCTGGAGGAGCTGCTGACCAAGCAGCTGCTGGCACTGGATGCCGTTGACCCACGCGGTGACGACGGCGCCAAGGTAGCCCGCAAGCAGGCCGTCAAGTTTGCGCAGAACATTCTCAACTATCTGGACATGAAGACGGATGAATGGGAGTATTGA
- the bag5 gene encoding BAG family molecular chaperone regulator 5 isoform X1: protein MCANVFGVLKSLFGKPFDGGKRMEHRGPPQQQQQTMATEQPPQCPPSQHPAMMRLYEVHRQVTALGPQVCTFSGLPDDRDYKRLERELTRLLLEVDRVDTEGKAELQAARKRAAQEVEGLLRYLEENARHPSRQAMEELSEEARRLVECRVVAPQREGGAAHIDDELTEALQQLVLRLTQVKTEGRVPLRKARYRALTRLCAVQDVLDGRTPQQMLSLPLSGETHAAVHTINQVMAKVSVARSQLVALLMGLSGRDSCAHLSRLLMEMQVELDALDVSGNAAVRNYRKQVVEEINGLLKHLDLEGEGEDTRRYDLAQNESIREIEAVRAHVQHLREGVLRHCTAGEPGFWPKAELQGLLSHLDQVETAKNPCIREARRRAVVEVQAVVTFLDLREALACRRPSPEEHPAHRAVWAALASLSELQAQALGFDGKRADKSYVVLEELLTKQLLALDAVDPRGDDGAKVARKQAVKFAQNILNYLDMKTDEWEY, encoded by the exons ATGTGCGCCAACGTGTTCGGGGTGTTGAAGAG CCTCTTCGGGAAGCCCTTTGATGGTGGCAAGCGGATGGAGCACCGAGggccgccgcagcagcagcagcagacgaTGGCCACAGAGCAGCCGCCCCAGTGCCCGCCGTCCCAGCACCCCGCTATGATGCGGCTCTACGAAGTCCACCGCCAGGTGACGGCGCTTGGGCCCCAG GTGTGCACCTTCAGTGGCCTGCCCGACGACCGCGACTACAAGCGTCTGGAGCGCGAGCTGACGCGCCTCCTGCTGGAGGTGGACCGTGTAGACACGGAGGGCAAAGCAGAGCTGCAGGCGGCGCGCAAGCGGGCGGCACAGGAGGTGGAGGGCCTGCTGCGCTACCTGGAGGAGAATGCCCGGCACCCGTCGCGCCAGGCCATGGAGGAGCTGAGCGAGGAGGCGCGGCGGCTGGTGGAGTGCCGGGTGGTGGCGCCGCAGCGCGAGGGTGGTGCCGCCCACATTGATGACGAGCTGACCGAGGCCCTGCAGCAGCTGGTGCTGCGCCTCACCCAGGTCAAGACGGAGGGCCGGGTGCCGCTACGCAAGGCGCGCTACCGGGCGCTGACCCGGCTCTGCGCCGTCCAGGACGTCCTGGACGGCCGCACGCCGCAGCAGATGCTCTCGCTGCCGCTTTCGGGAGAAACGCATGCCGCCGTGCACACCATCAACCAG GTGATGGCCAAGGTGAGCGTGGCGCGCAGCCAGCTGGTGGCGCTGCTGATGGGCCTGAGCGGACGAGACAGCTGTGCTCATCTGTCGCGGCTCCTGATGGAGATGCAGGTGGAGCTGGACGCCCTGGACGTGTCAGGCAATGCCGCCGTCAGGAACTACCGCAAgcaggtggtggaggagatCAATGGCCTCCTCAAACACCTGGACCTGGAAGGGGAGGGCGAGGACACGCGCAG GTACGACCTGGCCCAGAACGAGTCCATCCGCGAGATCGAGGCGGTGCGCGCCCATGTGCAGCACCTGCGCGAGGGCGTGCTGCGCCACTGCACCGCGGGCGAGCCGGGCTTCTGGCCCAAAGCTGAGCTGCAGGGCCTGCTGAGCCACCTGGACCAAGTGGAGACGGCCAAGAACCCGTGCATCCGCGAGGCGCGGCGCCGCGCTGTGGTGGAGGTGCAAGCCGTGGTCACCTTCCTGGACCTGCGCGAGGCGCTGGCGTGCCGCCGCCCCAGCCCCGAGGAGCACCCGGCCCACAGGGCCGTCTGGGCAGCGCTGGCCAGCCTATCGGAGCTGCAGGCCCAGGCACTGGGCTTCGACGGCAAGCGGGCCGACAAGAGCTACGTGGTGCTGGAGGAGCTGCTGACCAAGCAGCTGCTGGCACTGGATGCCGTTGACCCACGCGGTGACGACGGCGCCAAGGTAGCCCGCAAGCAGGCCGTCAAGTTTGCGCAGAACATTCTCAACTATCTGGACATGAAGACGGATGAATGGGAGTATTGA
- the trmt61a gene encoding tRNA (adenine(58)-N(1))-methyltransferase catalytic subunit TRMT61A isoform X2, with protein sequence MSFAEYSEEIRDGDVAIVYLGHESMMPVKVRHGGQTQTRYGAIRHSADLIGKRYGAKVTCSKGGWVHVLHPTPELWTVTLPHRTQILYTTDIATITLMLELKPGSVVCESGTGSGSLSHAILRSITPTGHLHTVEFHQQRAQKAEEEFAEHRVDHLVTVTCADVCKDGFGVAGVADAIFLDIPSPWEAVPHAKTALKAHGGRVCSFSPCMEQVQRTCQALLAHNFEEVETLEVVLRVHEVRTVSMPLPDFGLDAPATPQAPPLPASNHSAVSLKTTTPPREMPAHTGYLTFATKPRT encoded by the exons ATGAGTTTTGCAGAGTATTCGGAGGAGATCCGCGACGGCGACGTGGCCATTGTGTACCTGGGCCACGAGTCCATGATGCCGGTGAAGGTGCGGCACGGGGGCCAGACACAGACACGCTACGGCGCCATTCGCCACTCGGCCGATCTGATCGGCAAGCGCTACGGCGCCAAAGTGACTTGCAGCAAAGGGGGCTGGGTGCACGTGCTGCACCCCACACCCGAGCTGTGGACCGTCACGCTGCCACACCGCACGCAGATCCTCTACACCACCGACATCGCCACCATCACGCTCATGCTGGAGCTCAAGCCGGGCTCCGTCGTCTGCGAGTCCG gtaCGGGCAGCGGGTCTTTGTCTCACGCCATTTTGCGCAGCATCACACCGACGGGCCACCTTCACACGGTGGAGTTCCACCAACAGCGCGCCCAAAAGGCAGAGGAGGAGTTCGCGGAGCACCGCGTGGACCACCTGGTCACCGTCACCTGCGCCGACGTCTGCAAGGACGGCTTCGGGGTGGCGGGTGTGGCTGACGCCATCTTTCTGGACATCCCCAGCCCCTGGGAGGCCGTGCCACACGCCAAGACCGCCCTCAAAGCGCATG GAGGTCGCGTGTGCTCGTTCTCTCCGTGTATGGAACAAGTCCAGAGGACATGCCAGGCTTTGTTGGCTCACAACTTTGAGGAGGTGGAAACCTTGGAGGTGGTGCTGAGGGTTCACGAGGTCCGCACCGTCTCCATGCCGCTTCCCGACTTCGGGCTCGACGCCCCGGCCACCCCTCAGGCCCCGCCCCTTCCCGCCTCCAATCACTCCGCCGTTTCCTTGAAGACGACCACGCCGCCCCGTGAGATGCCCGCCCACACCGGGTACCTTACCTTTGCCACCAAACCCAGAACATAG
- the trmt61a gene encoding tRNA (adenine(58)-N(1))-methyltransferase catalytic subunit TRMT61A isoform X1, with amino-acid sequence MSFAEYSEEIRDGDVAIVYLGHESMMPVKVRHGGQTQTRYGAIRHSADLIGKRYGAKVTCSKGGWVHVLHPTPELWTVTLPHRTQILYTTDIATITLMLELKPGSVVCESGTGSGSLSHAILRSITPTGHLHTVEFHQQRAQKAEEEFAEHRVDHLVTVTCADVCKDGFGVAGVADAIFLDIPSPWEAVPHAKTALKAHAGGRVCSFSPCMEQVQRTCQALLAHNFEEVETLEVVLRVHEVRTVSMPLPDFGLDAPATPQAPPLPASNHSAVSLKTTTPPREMPAHTGYLTFATKPRT; translated from the exons ATGAGTTTTGCAGAGTATTCGGAGGAGATCCGCGACGGCGACGTGGCCATTGTGTACCTGGGCCACGAGTCCATGATGCCGGTGAAGGTGCGGCACGGGGGCCAGACACAGACACGCTACGGCGCCATTCGCCACTCGGCCGATCTGATCGGCAAGCGCTACGGCGCCAAAGTGACTTGCAGCAAAGGGGGCTGGGTGCACGTGCTGCACCCCACACCCGAGCTGTGGACCGTCACGCTGCCACACCGCACGCAGATCCTCTACACCACCGACATCGCCACCATCACGCTCATGCTGGAGCTCAAGCCGGGCTCCGTCGTCTGCGAGTCCG gtaCGGGCAGCGGGTCTTTGTCTCACGCCATTTTGCGCAGCATCACACCGACGGGCCACCTTCACACGGTGGAGTTCCACCAACAGCGCGCCCAAAAGGCAGAGGAGGAGTTCGCGGAGCACCGCGTGGACCACCTGGTCACCGTCACCTGCGCCGACGTCTGCAAGGACGGCTTCGGGGTGGCGGGTGTGGCTGACGCCATCTTTCTGGACATCCCCAGCCCCTGGGAGGCCGTGCCACACGCCAAGACCGCCCTCAAAGCGCATG CAGGAGGTCGCGTGTGCTCGTTCTCTCCGTGTATGGAACAAGTCCAGAGGACATGCCAGGCTTTGTTGGCTCACAACTTTGAGGAGGTGGAAACCTTGGAGGTGGTGCTGAGGGTTCACGAGGTCCGCACCGTCTCCATGCCGCTTCCCGACTTCGGGCTCGACGCCCCGGCCACCCCTCAGGCCCCGCCCCTTCCCGCCTCCAATCACTCCGCCGTTTCCTTGAAGACGACCACGCCGCCCCGTGAGATGCCCGCCCACACCGGGTACCTTACCTTTGCCACCAAACCCAGAACATAG